A window from Leifsonia shinshuensis encodes these proteins:
- a CDS encoding YggS family pyridoxal phosphate-dependent enzyme has product MTTSTSPTSSSNGLAERLAAVREGVADASRAAGRRPEELTTIVVTKFHPASLVRELASLGVRDVGENRHQEAQEKAAELADLDLTWHFVGQLQSKKARQARRYASVIHSVDRTSLVDALASDESDVDAFVQLNLTDDPGRGGVADRDLEALVEHVLETPGLRLLGVMAVAPLGEEPARAFERVRAASDRVRALAPGATAISAGMSQDYREAIAAGATHLRIGTAITGNRPELR; this is encoded by the coding sequence ATGACGACCTCGACATCCCCGACTTCCTCAAGTAACGGTCTGGCCGAGCGGCTCGCCGCGGTCCGGGAGGGCGTCGCCGACGCCTCCCGGGCCGCGGGCCGTCGCCCGGAGGAGCTCACCACCATCGTCGTGACGAAGTTCCACCCGGCGTCGCTGGTACGCGAGCTGGCCTCGCTCGGCGTCCGCGACGTGGGGGAGAACCGCCACCAGGAGGCGCAGGAGAAGGCGGCCGAGCTGGCCGACCTCGACCTGACCTGGCACTTCGTCGGCCAGCTGCAGAGCAAGAAGGCCCGGCAGGCGCGCCGGTACGCCTCCGTCATCCACTCCGTCGACCGCACGTCGCTGGTGGATGCGCTGGCCTCCGACGAGTCCGACGTCGACGCGTTCGTCCAGCTCAACCTCACCGACGACCCCGGGCGCGGGGGAGTCGCCGACCGCGACCTCGAAGCACTGGTCGAGCACGTCCTGGAGACGCCCGGCCTCCGCCTCCTCGGCGTCATGGCCGTCGCTCCGCTGGGCGAGGAGCCCGCGCGCGCCTTCGAGCGCGTGCGCGCGGCGTCCGACCGCGTCCGTGCGCTCGCGCCCGGCGCGACGGCGATCTCGGCCGGGATGTCGCAGGACTACCGCGAGGCGATCGCGGCGGGCGCGACACACCTTCGCATCGGGACCGCCATTACCGGGAATCGGCCGGAGCTTCGTTAA
- the lspA gene encoding signal peptidase II — protein MAVLAVVALCVYLIDQIAKVLVVSNLYEGQQLEVLGQLLQFHFVKNAGAAFSIGSGSTWIFSIVGIGVLGFVIWYAPRIRSTAWAVLFGLLLGGLLGNLTDRLFREPGFGVGHVVDFLQIPLLPAIFNLADVAIVSSMVLFLILTLRGVGLDGKRTDDEGQDDDATDADAEAEAADADAAAPAAPAAPAAPAADPRDDKPQS, from the coding sequence TTGGCGGTCCTGGCAGTGGTCGCGCTGTGCGTGTACCTCATCGATCAGATCGCCAAGGTCCTGGTCGTGTCGAACCTCTATGAGGGCCAGCAGCTCGAGGTCCTGGGCCAGCTGCTCCAGTTCCACTTCGTCAAGAACGCCGGCGCCGCCTTCTCGATCGGCAGCGGCTCCACCTGGATCTTCTCCATCGTCGGGATCGGGGTTCTCGGCTTCGTCATCTGGTACGCGCCGCGCATCCGGTCGACCGCCTGGGCGGTGCTGTTCGGTCTGCTGCTCGGCGGACTGCTCGGCAACCTGACGGACCGCCTGTTCCGCGAGCCCGGTTTCGGGGTCGGCCATGTCGTCGACTTCCTGCAGATCCCGCTGCTCCCGGCCATCTTCAACCTGGCCGACGTGGCGATCGTGTCGAGCATGGTGCTGTTCCTCATCCTCACCCTGCGCGGTGTGGGGCTGGACGGCAAGCGCACGGACGACGAGGGCCAGGACGACGACGCGACGGACGCGGACGCCGAGGCGGAAGCCGCCGACGCCGACGCGGCGGCCCCGGCGGCACCGGCCGCCCCCGCCGCTCCGGCCGCCGACCCGCGCGACGACAAGCCGCAGAGCTAG
- a CDS encoding FtsQ-type POTRA domain-containing protein, producing the protein MTEPIPVLAPPTGAGHTSARSDSGPRPDTAGRPESTGRPDTSPYSRLPSNREIDKALRAARRERKRVERGEVRRFTKRSRRRRLAWLAAAGVVAALVLAVVLVAYSPLLALRHIQVVGTSRLDATTVEKKLSDQLGTPLPLLDQAGISSDLAAFPLIRSYTVESHPPDSIVVRVVERQPVGVIQRGGAFTLVDAAKVPISSSEKRPDGFPLIAAGGGAADVDADSGFAAAAGVLSALPPAVLAQVDTISAKTKDDVSFTLRGSGATVVWGSAEDSGLKAADLEALLKSAKGSSRYDVSSPHSVTTG; encoded by the coding sequence GTGACCGAGCCCATCCCGGTGCTCGCGCCGCCGACGGGAGCCGGGCACACCAGCGCGCGCAGCGACAGCGGCCCGCGGCCGGACACGGCCGGTCGGCCCGAGTCCACCGGTCGCCCCGACACATCCCCGTACTCGCGCCTGCCCAGCAACCGCGAGATCGACAAGGCCCTCCGTGCCGCCCGGCGGGAGCGCAAGCGCGTGGAGCGCGGCGAGGTGCGTCGGTTCACGAAGCGTTCGCGTCGCCGCAGGCTCGCCTGGCTGGCCGCGGCGGGCGTTGTCGCCGCGCTCGTGCTGGCGGTCGTGCTCGTGGCGTACTCGCCGCTCCTGGCGCTCCGGCACATCCAGGTCGTCGGCACGTCCCGGCTGGATGCGACCACGGTGGAGAAGAAGCTCTCCGACCAGCTGGGCACCCCGCTCCCGCTGCTCGACCAGGCGGGCATCTCCAGCGACCTGGCCGCGTTCCCGCTCATCCGCAGCTACACGGTCGAGAGCCACCCGCCGGACTCGATCGTCGTGCGCGTGGTCGAGCGGCAGCCGGTCGGCGTCATCCAGCGCGGCGGAGCCTTCACCCTGGTGGATGCGGCCAAGGTGCCGATCTCGAGCAGCGAGAAGCGACCGGACGGGTTCCCGCTCATCGCGGCCGGAGGCGGCGCGGCCGACGTGGATGCGGACTCCGGCTTCGCCGCGGCCGCCGGGGTGCTCAGCGCCCTGCCTCCTGCGGTGCTCGCGCAGGTGGACACGATCTCGGCGAAGACGAAGGACGACGTGAGCTTCACCCTGCGGGGGAGCGGTGCGACAGTGGTCTGGGGCAGCGCCGAGGACTCGGGCCTCAAGGCCGCGGACCTCGAGGCGCTGCTGAAGAGCGCGAAGGGATCGTCCCGTTACGACGTCTCCTCGCCGCACAGCGTGACGACGGGATAG
- a CDS encoding cell division protein SepF, with translation MANPLKKTMVYLGLADEELEYEEQPQEQAHSQPRRETPVHTPAASPVQAVPHPAPVAPAAGRAPVTPLRKSSTARNASVQEMNEILTVHPRQYRDAQAIAESFREGIPVIINLSQMSEGDARRLIDFASGLSQGLYGKIERVTPKVFLLSPSHVVVSGEHGGQDAEVDASFFAQA, from the coding sequence ATGGCCAACCCGCTGAAAAAGACGATGGTCTACCTGGGCCTCGCCGACGAGGAGCTGGAGTACGAGGAGCAGCCGCAGGAGCAGGCGCACAGCCAGCCCCGCCGCGAGACCCCGGTGCACACCCCGGCCGCGTCGCCGGTCCAGGCCGTCCCCCATCCCGCTCCGGTCGCCCCCGCGGCCGGCCGCGCTCCGGTCACGCCGCTGCGCAAGTCGTCCACCGCACGGAATGCATCGGTACAGGAAATGAACGAGATCCTCACGGTCCACCCCCGCCAGTACCGCGACGCGCAGGCGATCGCCGAGTCCTTCCGCGAGGGGATCCCGGTGATCATCAACCTCTCGCAGATGAGCGAGGGCGACGCGCGCCGGCTCATCGACTTCGCGAGCGGCCTCTCACAGGGCCTCTACGGCAAGATCGAGCGGGTCACCCCCAAGGTGTTCCTGCTCTCCCCGAGCCACGTCGTCGTCTCCGGCGAGCACGGCGGACAGGACGCCGAGGTCGACGCGTCCTTCTTCGCGCAGGCCTGA
- a CDS encoding UDP-N-acetylglucosamine--N-acetylmuramyl-(pentapeptide) pyrophosphoryl-undecaprenol N-acetylglucosamine transferase → MTRYLLAGGGTAGHVNPLLAVADRLRRDDPDAEVLVLGTKEGLEARLVPQRGYELATIPKLPFPRRPNAAALRFPGEYRRAIGTVRDLIRDRSIDAVVGFGGYAAAPAYSAARKEGVPLVLHEANARPGLANRLGARYTPWVGVAFGGTPLPHARFVGMPLRVEIEQLDRAAARPAAAAEFGLSADRPTLLVTGGSLGARRINQTIAARAAELTAAGWQVLHIQGGRGEIADPGIAGYRLLEYCDRMDLALAIADLAVARAGAATVSEFAALGVPAVYVPFPIGNGEQRYNAAGVIAAGGGMLVDDADFQPPWVDAELLPLLADRERVADMGRRAASAGVRDGSDRMVALVRSALG, encoded by the coding sequence GTGACGCGCTACCTGCTGGCCGGCGGTGGGACCGCGGGCCACGTCAATCCGCTGCTCGCGGTCGCCGACCGGCTCCGCCGCGATGACCCCGACGCCGAGGTGCTCGTGCTCGGCACGAAGGAGGGTCTGGAGGCGCGGCTGGTGCCCCAGCGCGGCTACGAGCTCGCGACCATCCCGAAGCTGCCGTTCCCGCGCCGCCCGAACGCCGCCGCACTGCGCTTCCCCGGTGAGTACCGGCGCGCCATCGGTACCGTGCGCGACCTGATCCGCGATCGCTCGATCGACGCCGTCGTGGGCTTCGGCGGGTACGCCGCTGCTCCCGCCTACTCCGCCGCGCGCAAGGAGGGCGTCCCGCTCGTCCTGCACGAGGCGAACGCGCGGCCCGGCCTGGCCAACCGCCTCGGCGCGCGCTACACGCCGTGGGTGGGCGTCGCGTTCGGAGGCACGCCGCTTCCGCACGCCCGCTTCGTCGGGATGCCGCTGCGGGTCGAGATCGAGCAGCTCGACCGAGCCGCGGCGCGTCCCGCGGCGGCCGCCGAGTTCGGGCTCTCCGCCGACCGGCCGACCCTGCTCGTGACCGGCGGCTCGCTCGGCGCCCGTCGCATCAACCAGACCATCGCCGCGCGCGCTGCCGAGCTGACCGCCGCGGGATGGCAGGTGCTGCACATCCAGGGCGGCCGCGGCGAGATCGCCGACCCCGGCATCGCCGGCTACCGCCTGCTCGAGTACTGCGACCGGATGGATCTGGCGCTCGCCATCGCCGACCTGGCCGTGGCGCGCGCGGGCGCCGCCACTGTGTCCGAGTTCGCCGCGCTCGGCGTCCCCGCCGTGTACGTGCCGTTCCCCATCGGCAACGGCGAGCAGCGCTACAACGCCGCCGGCGTCATCGCCGCGGGCGGCGGGATGCTCGTGGACGACGCCGACTTCCAGCCCCCGTGGGTGGATGCGGAACTGCTCCCGCTGCTCGCCGATCGTGAGCGTGTGGCCGACATGGGCCGCCGTGCGGCATCCGCCGGGGTCCGGGACGGGTCGGACCGCATGGTCGCGCTCGTCCGGAGCGCCCTCGGCTGA
- a CDS encoding YggT family protein has translation MFVVSLVATVLYYALLIYFFVLWARFVLDLVRVFARQWRPRGFGLVLAESTYVVTDPPIRFFRRIIPRLSMGPVAIDFGWSLTMLVVIIGLYVTLNFR, from the coding sequence GTGTTCGTCGTCTCCCTTGTCGCGACTGTCCTCTATTACGCGCTGCTCATCTACTTCTTCGTCCTCTGGGCGCGCTTCGTGCTCGACCTGGTGCGGGTCTTCGCGCGTCAGTGGCGCCCCCGCGGCTTCGGGCTGGTGCTCGCCGAGTCGACCTACGTCGTTACGGACCCGCCCATCCGCTTCTTCCGCCGGATCATCCCGCGGCTCTCGATGGGGCCGGTCGCGATCGACTTCGGCTGGAGCCTGACGATGCTGGTCGTGATCATCGGCTTGTACGTCACCCTGAATTTCCGCTGA
- the ftsZ gene encoding cell division protein FtsZ has protein sequence MTAQQNYLAVIKVVGIGGGGVNAVNRMIELGLRGVEFIAINTDAQALLMSDADVKLDVGREITRGLGAGADPEVGRRAAEDHAEEIEEALAGADMVFVTAGEGGGTGTGGAPVVARIAKSIGALTIGVVTKPFSFEGKRRQQQAEAGVQRLKEEVDTLIVVPNDRLLEISDRGISMLEAFSTADQVLLAGVQGITDLITTPGLINLDFADVKSVMQGAGSALMGIGSSRGADRAIKAAELAVASPLLEASIDGAHGVLLSIQGGSNLGIFEINDAARLVQEAVHPEANIIFGAVIDDTLGDEVRVTVIAAGFDGGEPNSRPAAVDARRASFVEAGSEQSQVQSSAEVEAGEIPAPATETWQTGENPVAETAPQKDPAFDDENDDLDIPDFLK, from the coding sequence GTGACAGCACAACAGAACTACCTCGCCGTGATCAAGGTCGTCGGCATCGGCGGAGGCGGCGTCAACGCCGTCAACCGCATGATCGAGCTCGGCCTCCGCGGCGTCGAGTTCATCGCCATCAACACGGACGCGCAGGCGCTGCTCATGAGCGACGCCGACGTCAAGCTCGACGTCGGCCGTGAGATCACCCGCGGTCTCGGCGCAGGCGCCGACCCGGAGGTCGGACGCCGCGCGGCCGAGGACCACGCCGAGGAGATCGAGGAGGCGCTCGCGGGCGCCGACATGGTCTTCGTCACGGCGGGCGAGGGCGGCGGCACCGGCACCGGCGGCGCGCCCGTGGTGGCGCGCATCGCCAAGTCGATCGGCGCGCTGACCATCGGTGTCGTCACCAAGCCGTTCTCCTTCGAGGGCAAGCGCCGGCAGCAGCAGGCCGAGGCGGGCGTCCAGCGCCTGAAGGAAGAGGTCGACACCCTCATCGTGGTGCCGAACGACCGGCTGCTGGAGATCAGCGACCGCGGCATCAGCATGCTGGAGGCGTTCTCCACCGCCGACCAGGTGCTCCTCGCCGGTGTCCAGGGCATCACGGACCTGATCACCACGCCGGGCCTGATCAACCTCGACTTCGCCGACGTCAAGTCGGTCATGCAGGGCGCGGGCTCCGCGCTCATGGGCATCGGCTCGTCGCGCGGCGCCGACCGCGCCATCAAGGCGGCCGAGCTGGCCGTCGCGTCCCCGCTGCTCGAGGCCTCGATCGACGGCGCGCACGGCGTGCTGCTGTCCATCCAGGGTGGATCGAACCTCGGCATCTTCGAGATCAACGACGCCGCCCGGCTGGTGCAGGAGGCGGTGCACCCGGAGGCGAACATCATCTTCGGCGCCGTCATCGACGACACCCTCGGCGACGAGGTGCGCGTGACGGTCATCGCGGCCGGGTTCGACGGCGGCGAGCCGAACTCGCGGCCGGCGGCGGTCGACGCGCGCCGGGCGAGCTTCGTGGAGGCCGGCTCCGAGCAGTCCCAGGTGCAGTCCTCCGCCGAGGTCGAGGCGGGCGAGATCCCGGCCCCGGCGACGGAGACCTGGCAGACCGGCGAGAACCCGGTCGCCGAGACCGCACCGCAGAAGGACCCGGCGTTCGACGACGAGAATGACGACCTCGACATCCCCGACTTCCTCAAGTAA
- the ftsW gene encoding putative lipid II flippase FtsW: MTTSPPRAPGRTDRTPSTGRPHSTARPETPTRLGALTTRIQLGRSMTSESANYFLLLGVTLFMVVFGLVMVLSSSAVESHNDSDNFFSRFWSQGAYALVGLPLMFVVSRIPRTFWKKSIWFFLAAACFLQVLVLLTPLGMEIGGNRNWLKIGSLTVQPSEAIKLALVVWLGVVLARKRDVLDQWKHVAIPVVPVAGGAVALVTLGGDLGTTMIMAALILGALFFAGVRLRYLATGVVFVAIAAVIVAMSSASRLGRIAALFGGSSAANPDVNWQIDNGFYALASGGVFGVGLGNSHSKWSWLPAADTDFIFAIIGEELGLIGAVVVLLLFVLLAVVFLRIIHASTDPFARVTTAAIMVWLIGQAFVNIAVVLGVIPVLGVPLPLISAGGTAMISSMIAIGIVLSFARQSHRDSLATQDADRAGARR; the protein is encoded by the coding sequence ATGACGACGAGCCCGCCTCGCGCTCCGGGCAGGACTGACCGGACCCCCAGCACCGGCCGGCCTCACAGCACCGCGCGTCCCGAGACCCCGACCCGCCTGGGCGCGCTCACCACGCGCATCCAGCTCGGCCGGTCGATGACGTCGGAGTCGGCGAACTACTTCCTGCTGCTGGGCGTCACCCTCTTCATGGTGGTCTTCGGTCTCGTCATGGTCCTGTCGTCGTCGGCCGTGGAGTCGCACAACGACAGCGACAACTTCTTCTCGCGCTTCTGGTCGCAGGGCGCCTACGCGCTGGTCGGCCTGCCGCTGATGTTCGTGGTGTCCCGCATCCCACGCACGTTCTGGAAGAAGTCGATCTGGTTCTTCCTCGCGGCGGCCTGCTTCCTTCAGGTGCTGGTGCTGCTCACGCCGCTCGGCATGGAGATCGGCGGCAACCGCAACTGGCTCAAGATCGGCTCCCTCACGGTGCAGCCGTCGGAGGCGATCAAGCTGGCGCTCGTCGTCTGGCTGGGCGTCGTGCTGGCCCGCAAGCGGGACGTGCTCGACCAGTGGAAGCACGTCGCCATCCCCGTGGTCCCGGTGGCCGGTGGAGCAGTCGCCCTGGTGACCCTCGGCGGCGACCTCGGCACGACCATGATCATGGCGGCCCTCATCCTGGGCGCCCTCTTCTTCGCCGGGGTGCGGCTGCGCTACCTGGCGACCGGCGTCGTGTTCGTCGCCATCGCGGCCGTCATCGTCGCCATGTCGAGCGCCAGCCGGCTCGGGCGCATCGCCGCGCTCTTCGGCGGCTCCAGCGCGGCCAACCCGGACGTCAACTGGCAGATCGACAACGGCTTCTACGCGCTCGCCTCCGGCGGCGTGTTCGGGGTGGGCCTCGGCAACTCGCACTCGAAGTGGTCGTGGCTGCCGGCGGCCGATACCGACTTCATCTTCGCCATCATCGGCGAGGAGCTGGGGCTGATCGGCGCGGTCGTCGTGCTGCTGCTGTTCGTGCTGCTCGCGGTCGTGTTCCTGCGGATCATCCACGCGTCCACCGACCCGTTCGCGCGGGTCACGACGGCGGCGATCATGGTGTGGCTGATCGGCCAGGCGTTCGTCAACATCGCGGTGGTGCTGGGCGTGATCCCCGTGCTCGGCGTACCGCTCCCACTGATCTCTGCGGGTGGGACTGCGATGATCAGTTCCATGATCGCCATCGGAATCGTGCTGTCGTTCGCGCGCCAGTCGCACCGCGACTCGCTCGCCACCCAGGATGCCGACCGGGCGGGTGCCCGCCGGTGA
- a CDS encoding RluA family pseudouridine synthase: MESRSFPIPDGLEGSRVDAGLAKLLGFSRSFAAEIAEAGGVTVDGREAGKSDRLSAGSWLEVTWQPKSDVEIVPIAVPELTIVHDDDDIVVIDKPVGVAAHPSVGWEGPTVLGALAAAGFRISTSGAAERAGIVHRLDAGTSGLMVVAKSERAYTALKRAFHDRTVEKIYHAVVQGHPDPLTGTIDAPIGRHPRSDWKFAVVAGGKPSVTHYETIEAFPSASLLEIHLETGRTHQIRVHMAAQRHPCAGDAMYGADPVLSAKLGLTRQWLHAVQLAFDHPASGEWVTFTTTYPADLQHALDVLRES; encoded by the coding sequence GTGGAGTCGCGCAGCTTCCCCATCCCGGACGGGCTCGAGGGCTCGCGCGTCGACGCCGGCCTCGCGAAACTGCTCGGCTTCTCGCGCAGCTTCGCCGCCGAGATCGCCGAGGCGGGCGGGGTGACCGTCGACGGCCGCGAGGCCGGCAAGTCCGACCGGCTGAGCGCCGGCTCGTGGCTCGAGGTCACCTGGCAGCCGAAGTCCGACGTCGAGATCGTGCCGATCGCCGTGCCGGAACTCACGATCGTGCACGACGACGACGACATCGTGGTCATCGACAAGCCGGTCGGCGTGGCCGCGCATCCCTCGGTCGGCTGGGAGGGACCCACCGTCCTCGGCGCGCTGGCCGCGGCCGGCTTCCGTATCTCGACGTCCGGCGCCGCCGAGCGCGCGGGCATCGTGCACCGTCTGGATGCGGGCACCAGCGGTCTGATGGTGGTCGCCAAGTCGGAGCGCGCGTACACCGCGCTCAAGCGCGCCTTCCACGACCGCACGGTCGAGAAGATCTACCACGCCGTGGTCCAGGGCCACCCCGACCCGCTCACCGGGACGATCGACGCGCCGATCGGCCGGCACCCCCGGTCCGACTGGAAGTTCGCCGTCGTCGCCGGCGGCAAGCCCTCGGTGACGCACTACGAGACCATCGAGGCGTTCCCGTCCGCCAGCCTGCTCGAGATCCACCTGGAGACCGGGCGCACGCACCAGATCCGGGTGCACATGGCGGCGCAGCGGCACCCCTGCGCGGGCGACGCGATGTACGGCGCCGACCCCGTCCTGAGCGCGAAGCTCGGTCTCACGCGGCAGTGGCTGCACGCCGTCCAGCTCGCGTTCGACCACCCGGCGTCGGGGGAGTGGGTCACGTTCACGACGACCTATCCGGCCGACCTGCAACACGCGCTGGACGTGCTCCGAGAGTCGTAG
- a CDS encoding DivIVA domain-containing protein: protein MALTPEDVVNKRFQPTKFREGYDQDEVDDFLDEVVVELRRLNQENDELKQRLVAADSRIAELQRSGGQGAPAAAAAPAAQADNAETERLQRENEELKQRLAQAQQEAAQAKQQAQAAPAYQAPADDANDPNATNNLLQLARRLHEEHVREGVEKRDQLIAEGHATAARIVAEAESKQRAQISALDQERTGLERRIDELRTFERDYRKGLKSYIEGQLRDLDAPVQGGGQNAGARSAAPVSAGNAVPAPVPAGGSDDSSNQGQPPVFPGFGG, encoded by the coding sequence ATGGCGCTGACTCCGGAAGATGTAGTCAACAAGCGGTTCCAGCCGACGAAGTTCCGCGAGGGCTACGACCAGGACGAGGTCGACGACTTCCTCGACGAGGTCGTCGTCGAGCTGCGTCGCCTGAACCAGGAGAACGACGAGCTCAAGCAGCGCCTCGTCGCCGCCGACTCGCGCATCGCAGAGCTGCAGCGCAGTGGCGGACAGGGTGCCCCGGCCGCAGCGGCCGCTCCCGCGGCGCAGGCGGACAACGCCGAGACCGAGCGCCTGCAGCGCGAGAACGAGGAGCTCAAGCAGCGCCTCGCCCAGGCGCAGCAGGAGGCCGCTCAGGCCAAGCAGCAGGCGCAGGCCGCGCCCGCGTACCAGGCCCCGGCCGACGACGCGAACGACCCGAACGCCACCAACAACCTGCTCCAGCTCGCGCGCCGTCTCCACGAGGAGCACGTGCGCGAGGGCGTCGAGAAGCGCGACCAGCTCATCGCCGAGGGTCACGCCACCGCCGCGCGCATCGTGGCCGAGGCGGAGTCGAAGCAGCGTGCGCAGATCAGCGCGCTCGATCAGGAGCGCACCGGCCTGGAGCGTCGCATCGACGAGCTGCGCACGTTCGAGCGCGACTACCGCAAGGGCCTCAAGAGCTACATCGAGGGCCAGCTCCGCGACCTCGACGCGCCCGTGCAGGGCGGCGGCCAGAACGCGGGCGCGCGCTCGGCCGCTCCCGTGAGCGCTGGAAACGCCGTCCCGGCCCCGGTCCCCGCCGGCGGATCCGACGACTCGAGCAACCAGGGCCAGCCCCCGGTCTTCCCCGGCTTTGGAGGCTGA
- the murC gene encoding UDP-N-acetylmuramate--L-alanine ligase → MTIKPDLTLALPEELGKLHFVGIGGSGMSGIARLFLESGYTVTGSDVRHSANIDMLRGLGATVAIGHDAANVGDADTLVVTGALWQDNPEYQLALAKGLPVLHRSQALAWLINRSRLVAVAGAHGKTTSTGMIITGLLGLGEDPSFVNGGVIASLGKSSQTGTGELFVVEADESDGSFLLYDTAVALITNVDPDHLDHYGSLEAFEDAFVTFAREADEFVVVSSDDPGAVHVTNRLREQAPEKRIVTFGEAEDAEVRVHSIVTDGPVAFTLRYQGADYSARLRVPGRHNAINAGGAFAVLTGLGFEPAAALAAIAEFGGTERRFELHGTVGGVSVYDDYAHHPTEVAAALSAARTVVGDGRIIAVHQPHLYSRTRLFAKEFAETLERYADETVVLDVYGAREDPEPGVTGALVADRFEHPEHVAFIADWQQAADHTAQIAREGDYVITLGCGDVYRIVPQLLDALRREHPENAAASAARAE, encoded by the coding sequence GTGACGATCAAACCCGACCTCACCCTCGCCCTCCCGGAGGAGCTCGGAAAGCTCCACTTCGTCGGAATCGGCGGCTCCGGGATGAGCGGCATCGCCCGGCTGTTCCTCGAGTCCGGATACACGGTGACCGGCTCGGACGTGCGCCACTCCGCCAACATCGACATGCTGCGCGGGCTCGGCGCCACCGTCGCGATCGGCCACGACGCGGCCAATGTCGGTGACGCCGACACGCTCGTCGTCACCGGCGCCCTGTGGCAGGACAACCCCGAGTACCAGCTGGCCCTGGCGAAGGGCCTCCCGGTGCTGCACCGGTCGCAGGCGCTCGCCTGGCTGATCAACCGCTCGCGGTTGGTCGCCGTCGCCGGCGCGCACGGCAAGACCACCTCCACCGGCATGATCATCACCGGGCTGCTCGGCCTCGGCGAGGACCCGAGCTTCGTGAACGGCGGCGTCATCGCCTCCCTCGGGAAGAGCTCGCAGACCGGCACCGGCGAGCTGTTCGTCGTGGAGGCCGACGAGTCGGACGGCTCGTTCCTGCTCTACGACACCGCGGTCGCGCTGATCACCAACGTGGACCCCGACCACCTCGACCACTACGGCTCGCTCGAGGCCTTCGAGGACGCGTTCGTCACTTTCGCGCGCGAGGCCGACGAGTTCGTCGTGGTGTCGTCCGACGACCCCGGCGCCGTCCACGTCACCAACCGGTTGCGGGAGCAGGCGCCGGAGAAGCGCATCGTCACGTTCGGCGAGGCGGAGGATGCGGAGGTCCGCGTCCACTCGATCGTCACCGACGGCCCTGTCGCCTTCACGCTCCGCTACCAGGGCGCGGACTACTCCGCCCGGCTGCGGGTGCCCGGCCGGCACAACGCCATCAACGCGGGCGGCGCCTTCGCCGTGCTGACGGGTCTGGGCTTCGAGCCCGCCGCGGCCCTCGCGGCGATCGCCGAGTTCGGCGGCACCGAGCGTCGCTTCGAGCTGCACGGAACGGTCGGCGGTGTGAGCGTCTACGACGACTACGCGCACCACCCGACCGAGGTCGCCGCCGCCCTGTCCGCCGCTCGCACGGTCGTCGGCGACGGGCGGATCATCGCGGTGCACCAGCCCCACCTGTACAGCCGCACGCGCCTCTTCGCGAAGGAGTTCGCCGAGACGCTGGAGCGCTACGCCGACGAGACCGTCGTGCTCGATGTGTACGGCGCGCGCGAGGACCCGGAGCCCGGCGTGACCGGCGCACTGGTCGCCGACCGCTTCGAGCATCCCGAGCACGTCGCGTTCATCGCCGACTGGCAGCAGGCGGCGGACCACACGGCTCAGATCGCGCGCGAGGGCGACTACGTCATCACCCTCGGCTGCGGCGACGTGTACCGCATCGTGCCTCAGCTGCTCGACGCCCTGCGGCGCGAGCACCCGGAGAACGCCGCCGCGTCGGCCGCCCGCGCGGAGTGA